A genome region from Luteimonas galliterrae includes the following:
- a CDS encoding ABC transporter ATP-binding protein, giving the protein MLDMRQVSKVYRTELVETHALRSLDLHVREGEFVAVTGPSGSGKTTFLNIAGLLEDFTGGEYVLDGENVRGLSDDARSKLRNRKIGFIFQSFNLIPDLNLFDNVDVPLRYRGMNAAERKLRIEDALGQVGLGSRMKHFPAELSGGQQQRAAIARALAGSPRLLLADEPTGNLDSQMARGVMELLEEINAQGTTIVMVTHDPELAARAQRNVHIVDGMATDIATERGLLHANGHAASTHA; this is encoded by the coding sequence ATGCTCGACATGCGCCAAGTGTCCAAGGTCTACCGCACCGAACTGGTCGAGACGCACGCGTTGCGTTCGCTGGACCTGCACGTCCGCGAAGGCGAGTTCGTCGCCGTCACGGGCCCGTCCGGCTCGGGCAAGACTACCTTCCTCAACATCGCCGGCCTGCTGGAGGACTTCACCGGCGGCGAATACGTGCTCGACGGCGAGAACGTGCGCGGCCTGTCCGACGATGCGCGAAGCAAGCTGCGCAACCGCAAGATCGGCTTCATCTTCCAGAGCTTCAATTTGATTCCCGACCTGAACCTGTTCGACAACGTCGACGTGCCGCTGCGCTACCGCGGCATGAACGCGGCCGAGCGCAAGCTGCGGATCGAAGACGCGCTGGGCCAGGTCGGCCTGGGCTCGCGCATGAAGCACTTCCCGGCCGAGTTGTCGGGCGGCCAGCAGCAGCGCGCCGCGATCGCCCGCGCCCTGGCCGGCAGTCCGCGCCTGCTGCTGGCGGACGAACCCACCGGCAACCTGGACTCGCAAATGGCGCGCGGCGTGATGGAGCTGCTGGAAGAGATCAACGCCCAGGGCACCACCATCGTCATGGTGACCCACGATCCGGAATTGGCGGCGCGCGCCCAGCGCAACGTGCACATCGTCGACGGCATGGCCACCGATATCGCCACCGAGCGCGGCCTGCTGCACGCCAACGGCCACGCCGCCTCCACCCACGCCTGA
- a CDS encoding ABC transporter permease has product MFGYYFNLALRSFKRNKVLTALMVLAIALGIGASMTTLTVFYILSGDPIPTKSAQLFYPQMDPETRRGYVPGQDPQFQMTRFDAENMLRQKRGDRQAVMSGGAISVTPDIAGMTPFRVGARYTSADFFPMFEAPFKYGTAWTATEDAKRDRVAVISKKLNDKLFDGGNSVGKTVQLQNTAFRIVGVLEDWRPTPRFYDMSSDRYGELEQVFVPFSTSRDLKLIVNGNMSCWDDDKESDDDPEGQYGVNAPCAWLQYWVELDTPAKAEAYRQYLSNYSDEQRAAGRFQRPTNVRLSNVMEWLDINKVVPSDVRLQTWLAFGFLLVCLINTVGLLLAKFLRRSGEIGVRRALGASRREIFVQCLIEAGTVGLAGGVLGLGLALLGLWAVRQQPADYADLAHLNPSMLLTTFALSIVASLIAGLLPAWRAMQVAPAIQLKSQ; this is encoded by the coding sequence ATGTTCGGCTATTACTTCAACCTCGCGCTGCGCAGCTTCAAGCGCAACAAGGTGCTGACCGCGCTGATGGTGCTGGCGATCGCGCTGGGCATCGGCGCCAGCATGACCACGCTGACCGTGTTCTACATCCTGTCGGGCGATCCGATCCCGACCAAGAGTGCCCAGCTGTTCTATCCGCAGATGGATCCCGAGACCAGGCGTGGCTATGTCCCCGGACAAGACCCGCAATTTCAGATGACGCGCTTCGATGCGGAAAACATGCTCCGCCAGAAGCGCGGCGACCGCCAGGCGGTGATGAGCGGCGGAGCCATCAGCGTGACCCCTGATATCGCCGGCATGACCCCCTTCCGCGTTGGCGCCCGCTACACCTCCGCGGATTTCTTCCCGATGTTCGAAGCACCGTTCAAATACGGCACAGCCTGGACGGCGACCGAAGACGCCAAGCGCGACCGCGTGGCGGTGATCTCCAAGAAACTCAACGACAAGCTGTTCGATGGCGGCAACAGCGTCGGCAAGACCGTGCAGCTGCAGAACACCGCTTTCCGCATCGTCGGCGTGCTCGAAGACTGGCGGCCTACGCCTAGGTTCTACGACATGAGCAGCGATCGCTACGGCGAATTGGAGCAGGTGTTCGTGCCGTTTTCGACCTCGCGCGACCTGAAACTGATCGTCAACGGCAACATGAGCTGCTGGGACGACGACAAGGAGAGCGACGACGACCCGGAAGGCCAGTACGGCGTCAACGCGCCCTGCGCCTGGCTGCAGTATTGGGTGGAGCTGGACACGCCCGCCAAGGCCGAGGCCTACCGCCAATACCTGAGCAACTATTCCGACGAGCAGCGCGCTGCCGGACGTTTCCAACGTCCGACCAATGTACGCTTGAGCAACGTGATGGAGTGGCTGGACATCAACAAGGTCGTGCCCAGCGACGTGCGCCTGCAGACCTGGCTGGCGTTCGGTTTCTTGCTGGTGTGCCTGATCAACACGGTGGGGCTGCTGTTGGCCAAGTTCCTGCGCCGCAGCGGCGAGATCGGCGTACGCCGTGCGCTGGGCGCCTCGCGCCGCGAGATCTTCGTGCAGTGCCTGATCGAAGCCGGCACGGTCGGCCTGGCCGGCGGAGTGCTCGGCCTGGGGCTGGCCCTGCTCGGCTTGTGGGCGGTGCGGCAGCAGCCGGCCGACTACGCCGATCTGGCGCACCTGAATCCTTCCATGCTGTTGACGACTTTCGCGCTCTCGATCGTCGCCAGTTTGATCGCAGGCTTGCTGCCCGCTTGGCGCGCGATGCAGGTGGCGCCGGCGATCCAGCTGAAATCGCAGTAA
- a CDS encoding ABC transporter permease yields MELRPILSTLRRHKTAAALIVLEIALSTAIICNALFLIGNRLERMNRPSGIAEDRIVVAEWTGMGTDEKELAAITRSDLAALRGLPGVVAVSTVNQTTFGNSSWNSGVTLVKDQDQSNLSASVYLGGEQLLDALGLKLVAGRKFNADEFVEWEALQAPGSKVSIPSAIISQHMADKLFPGENAVGKSIYSWGEEPMRIVGIVERLVRSRDNSEEDAHYEDSMMFPVHIPSGRYLIRVGDPTRRDETLKSAIELLKRNSLNRIVMEEDSKPFEQLRNEYYRQDKAMAWLLVAVSAALLIVTALGIVGLASFWVQQRTRQIGVRRALGATRAQILRYFQVENFLLATLGIVIGMLLAYAINQLLMGKYELPRLPLYYLPIGAIALWLLGQVSVLGPALRAAAVPPAIATRSV; encoded by the coding sequence ATGGAACTGCGTCCTATCCTTTCCACCTTGCGCCGCCACAAGACCGCCGCGGCGCTGATCGTGCTCGAAATCGCGCTCAGCACCGCGATCATCTGCAACGCCCTGTTCCTGATCGGCAACCGCCTCGAACGCATGAACCGCCCGAGCGGGATTGCGGAAGACCGGATCGTGGTGGCGGAATGGACGGGGATGGGTACCGATGAGAAGGAACTCGCTGCGATAACCCGTTCGGATTTGGCCGCGCTGCGCGGATTGCCCGGCGTCGTCGCCGTCAGCACCGTCAACCAGACCACCTTCGGCAATTCATCCTGGAACAGCGGCGTCACCCTGGTCAAGGACCAGGATCAGAGCAACCTCAGCGCCTCGGTCTATCTTGGCGGCGAGCAGCTTTTGGACGCGCTGGGCCTGAAGCTGGTCGCCGGGCGCAAGTTCAACGCCGACGAGTTCGTCGAATGGGAGGCATTGCAGGCGCCAGGCAGCAAAGTCTCGATCCCGTCGGCGATCATCAGCCAGCACATGGCCGATAAATTGTTCCCCGGCGAAAACGCCGTCGGCAAATCGATCTACAGCTGGGGCGAGGAGCCGATGCGGATCGTCGGCATAGTCGAGCGCTTGGTGCGGTCCCGGGACAATTCCGAGGAGGATGCGCACTACGAAGATTCGATGATGTTCCCCGTGCATATCCCTTCCGGAAGGTATCTGATACGTGTCGGCGACCCGACGCGGCGCGACGAAACCCTCAAATCCGCCATCGAGTTGCTCAAGCGCAATAGCCTCAACCGCATCGTCATGGAAGAAGACAGCAAGCCCTTCGAGCAACTGCGCAACGAGTACTACCGCCAGGACAAAGCCATGGCCTGGCTGCTGGTGGCGGTCAGCGCGGCGCTGCTGATCGTGACCGCACTCGGCATCGTCGGCCTGGCCAGCTTCTGGGTGCAGCAGCGCACGCGCCAGATCGGCGTGCGGCGCGCGCTGGGCGCGACCCGGGCGCAGATCCTGCGCTACTTCCAGGTCGAGAACTTCCTGCTGGCCACGCTCGGCATCGTGATCGGCATGCTGCTGGCCTATGCCATCAACCAGCTGCTGATGGGCAAGTACGAGCTGCCGCGGTTGCCGCTTTACTACCTGCCGATCGGCGCGATCGCGCTGTGGCTGCTGGGCCAGGTCTCCGTGCTGGGCCCGGCCTTGCGCGCCGCGGCGGTACCCCCGGCGATCGCGACCAGAAGCGTTTAA
- a CDS encoding sigma-54-dependent transcriptional regulator, producing MPTILVIDDNPSVATALELLFSLHDIDTVRAESPQAGLDLLQREPVDLVVQDMNFHADTTSGEEGVELFRAIRERHPDLPVILLTAWTHLENAVELVKAGAADYLAKPWDDPKLLATVNNLLELSQARNELSRHRSAERRRRTALMREYDLRGLVYADAASERVLALACQVARSELPVLITGPNGSGKEKFAEILHANSSVRNGPFVAVNCGALPSELIEAELFGAEAGAYTGANKSREGKFEAADGGTLFLDEIGTLTQAGQIKLLRVLETGRFERLGGNRERHVKVRVISATNADLPALIRNGQFREDLLYRLNAIELKLPPLAERPDDILPLARHFLPEGKFLGDDAANVLLRHSWPGNVRELRNAVRRAALLARGDTLGASDFDLPVSATSAVLSAEEPDRDAIEAALERNGGVLAQAAAELGLSRQALYRRLDRLGIRRE from the coding sequence ATGCCTACGATTCTCGTCATCGACGACAACCCTTCCGTCGCCACCGCGCTCGAGCTGCTGTTCTCGCTGCACGACATCGACACCGTGCGCGCGGAGTCGCCGCAGGCCGGCCTGGACCTGCTGCAGCGCGAACCCGTCGACCTGGTGGTGCAGGACATGAACTTCCACGCCGACACCACGTCGGGCGAGGAAGGCGTGGAATTGTTCCGCGCGATCCGCGAACGCCATCCCGACCTGCCGGTGATCCTGCTGACGGCATGGACGCACTTGGAAAATGCGGTGGAACTGGTGAAAGCCGGCGCCGCCGATTATCTGGCCAAGCCCTGGGACGACCCCAAACTGCTGGCCACGGTCAACAACCTGCTGGAGCTGTCGCAGGCGCGCAACGAACTGTCGCGGCACAGATCGGCCGAACGCCGCCGGCGCACCGCGCTGATGCGCGAGTACGATCTGCGCGGCTTGGTCTACGCCGATGCCGCCAGCGAGCGCGTGCTGGCGCTGGCCTGCCAAGTGGCGCGTTCGGAACTGCCGGTGCTGATCACCGGGCCGAATGGTTCGGGCAAGGAGAAATTCGCCGAAATCCTGCATGCCAACTCGTCGGTGCGCAACGGACCTTTCGTGGCCGTGAACTGCGGTGCGCTGCCCTCGGAATTGATCGAGGCCGAACTGTTCGGCGCCGAGGCCGGCGCCTACACCGGCGCCAACAAATCGCGCGAGGGCAAGTTCGAAGCCGCCGACGGCGGCACGCTGTTCCTCGACGAGATCGGCACGTTGACCCAGGCCGGGCAGATCAAGTTGCTGCGCGTACTGGAAACCGGGCGTTTCGAACGCCTGGGCGGCAATCGCGAACGCCACGTGAAAGTGCGCGTGATCAGCGCGACCAACGCCGACCTGCCGGCGCTGATCCGCAACGGCCAGTTCCGCGAAGATCTGCTGTACCGGCTCAATGCGATCGAACTGAAACTGCCGCCGCTCGCCGAACGGCCCGACGACATCCTGCCGCTGGCGCGCCACTTCCTGCCCGAAGGCAAGTTCCTGGGCGACGACGCCGCGAACGTCCTGCTGCGCCACAGCTGGCCGGGCAATGTGCGCGAACTGCGCAATGCGGTGCGGCGCGCGGCCCTGCTGGCGCGCGGCGACACTTTGGGAGCGTCGGATTTCGATCTGCCGGTTTCGGCCACAAGCGCCGTCCTTTCGGCCGAAGAACCCGATCGCGATGCCATCGAAGCGGCGCTCGAGCGCAACGGCGGCGTGCTCGCGCAGGCCGCCGCGGAGTTGGGATTGTCGCGGCAGGCGCTGTACCGGCGCTTGGACCGCCTGGGCATACGCCGGGAATAG
- a CDS encoding sensor histidine kinase yields MRWMRRIPLSLKFAALTVAYMAAAAALALLLQEWLTIWSAGVVAVALLLPLLAYHVRRAFAPMNSLFRSLGGTVASYRDGDFSFGLSWDGKDELGELVAAHNELGDALREQRLGLVQRELLLDTMVQNTPVAMLLLEPEGRIVFGNLAARKLLGEGRRIEGHRFDEILALAPASLRDAFARGGDGLFAVGTEDDEELYHLARRHFRLNGRRHELLLLRQLTTELRRQEVQTWKKVIRVISHELNNSLAPIASLAHSGAELLRRGQPERLPEALATIEERARHLEGFIRGYARFAKLPAPRAEPTHWPRFIAQLRTQVDFALEGDEIDGHARFDSAQLEQALLNLLKNAHESGTPPSEVKLSLRRLPDAWRIEVLDRGSGMNEAVLANALLPFYSTKRNGTGLGLALAREIAEAHGGRIALLNRDGGGLCVSMVLPD; encoded by the coding sequence ATGCGCTGGATGCGCCGCATTCCGCTGAGCCTGAAATTCGCCGCGCTGACCGTCGCGTACATGGCGGCCGCCGCGGCGTTGGCGTTGCTGTTGCAGGAGTGGCTGACGATCTGGTCGGCGGGCGTCGTTGCGGTGGCATTGCTGCTGCCGTTGCTGGCCTACCATGTGCGCCGCGCTTTCGCGCCGATGAATTCGCTGTTCCGTTCGTTGGGCGGTACCGTGGCCAGCTATCGCGACGGCGATTTCAGCTTCGGCCTGTCCTGGGACGGCAAGGACGAGTTGGGCGAGCTGGTCGCCGCGCACAACGAACTGGGCGATGCGCTGCGCGAACAACGGCTGGGCCTGGTGCAGCGCGAGCTGCTGCTCGACACGATGGTGCAGAACACGCCCGTGGCGATGCTGCTGCTGGAACCGGAAGGCCGCATCGTGTTCGGCAACCTGGCCGCGCGCAAGCTGCTCGGCGAGGGTCGCCGCATCGAAGGACATCGCTTCGACGAGATTCTCGCGCTCGCGCCGGCCAGCTTGCGCGATGCGTTCGCGCGCGGCGGCGACGGCCTGTTCGCGGTCGGCACGGAAGACGACGAGGAGCTGTACCATCTGGCGCGCCGCCACTTCCGCCTGAACGGACGCCGCCACGAATTGCTGCTGTTGCGCCAGCTCACCACCGAGCTGCGCCGCCAGGAAGTGCAGACCTGGAAGAAAGTGATCCGCGTGATCAGCCACGAATTGAACAACTCGCTGGCGCCGATCGCCTCGCTGGCGCATTCGGGCGCGGAACTGCTGCGGCGCGGCCAACCCGAACGCCTGCCCGAGGCTTTGGCCACGATCGAAGAGCGCGCACGCCATCTGGAAGGTTTCATCCGCGGCTACGCGCGTTTCGCCAAGCTGCCCGCGCCGCGGGCCGAACCCACGCATTGGCCGCGCTTCATCGCGCAGCTACGCACCCAGGTCGATTTCGCCCTGGAAGGGGACGAGATCGATGGCCATGCCCGGTTCGACAGCGCGCAGCTCGAGCAGGCGCTGCTGAACCTGTTAAAGAACGCGCACGAATCCGGCACGCCGCCGAGCGAAGTCAAACTATCCTTACGCCGGCTGCCCGATGCCTGGCGCATCGAGGTGCTCGACCGCGGCAGTGGCATGAACGAAGCGGTGCTGGCCAACGCGTTGCTGCCGTTCTATTCGACCAAGCGCAACGGCACCGGCTTGGGCCTGGCGCTTGCGCGAGAAATCGCCGAAGCGCACGGCGGCCGCATCGCCCTGCTCAACCGCGACGGCGGCGGACTGTGCGTGAGCATGGTGTTGCCGGATTGA
- the glmU gene encoding bifunctional UDP-N-acetylglucosamine diphosphorylase/glucosamine-1-phosphate N-acetyltransferase GlmU: MAAPLHVVILAAGEGKRMKSKLPKVLQKLAGRPMLAHAIDAARALQPAGIHIVYGHGGDQVRAAFADQADLQWAEQAQQLGTGHAVQQVMPDIPDGAHVLVLYGDVPLIAPDTLRRLLNSPGRLSVLVAELADPTGYGRILRDPEGRVAAIVEHKDAGEEQRRIRIVNTGIVAAEATALKGWLAALSNDNAQGEYYLTDVFAQAADEYTPAEMVMVADAIETEGANDPWQLSQLERAYQLRAVRALCAQGVRFADVNRVDIRGGVAVGNDVEIDVDVVLEGDVRLGDGVSVGPFCRLKDVKLAAGTQVRAHCDLDGAITEGAVLIGPYARLRPGTVLADGAHIGNFVETKNAKIGVGSKANHLTYLGDAVVGAGVNVGAGVITCNYDGVNKSTTTIEDGAFIGSNSSLVAPVTIGKGATIGAGAVITKDAPEGQLTVARMRQSTVEGWHRPKKKG; this comes from the coding sequence ATGGCCGCGCCCCTGCACGTCGTGATCCTCGCCGCCGGCGAGGGGAAGCGCATGAAATCCAAGCTGCCCAAGGTGCTGCAGAAACTGGCGGGGCGTCCGATGCTGGCGCATGCGATCGACGCCGCCCGCGCCCTGCAGCCGGCGGGCATCCATATCGTGTACGGCCATGGTGGCGATCAGGTGCGCGCGGCATTCGCCGACCAAGCCGATCTGCAATGGGCCGAACAGGCCCAGCAGTTGGGCACCGGCCACGCGGTGCAGCAGGTCATGCCCGATATTCCCGATGGCGCGCACGTGCTGGTGCTGTACGGCGACGTGCCGCTGATCGCGCCCGACACGTTGCGTCGCCTGCTGAACAGTCCGGGACGGCTGTCGGTGCTGGTCGCGGAACTGGCCGACCCCACCGGTTACGGACGCATCCTGCGCGATCCGGAAGGCCGCGTCGCGGCGATCGTCGAGCACAAGGACGCCGGCGAAGAGCAGCGCCGCATCCGCATCGTCAACACCGGCATCGTCGCCGCCGAGGCGACTGCGCTGAAAGGCTGGCTGGCGGCGCTGTCCAACGACAACGCGCAAGGCGAGTACTACCTCACCGACGTCTTCGCCCAGGCGGCGGACGAGTACACGCCGGCGGAAATGGTGATGGTGGCCGATGCCATCGAGACCGAAGGCGCCAACGATCCCTGGCAGCTTTCGCAACTCGAACGCGCCTACCAGTTGCGCGCAGTGCGCGCGTTGTGCGCGCAAGGCGTTCGTTTCGCCGATGTGAACCGCGTCGACATCCGCGGCGGCGTCGCGGTCGGCAACGATGTCGAGATCGACGTCGACGTGGTGCTGGAAGGCGACGTGCGGCTCGGCGACGGCGTCAGCGTCGGCCCGTTCTGCCGCCTCAAGGACGTCAAGCTAGCCGCCGGCACGCAAGTGCGCGCGCATTGCGACCTCGACGGCGCGATCACCGAGGGCGCGGTGCTGATCGGTCCCTACGCGCGGTTACGACCGGGAACGGTATTGGCAGACGGCGCCCACATCGGAAATTTCGTCGAAACCAAGAACGCGAAGATCGGCGTGGGCAGCAAGGCCAACCATCTGACCTATCTGGGCGATGCGGTGGTCGGTGCGGGCGTCAACGTCGGTGCCGGCGTCATCACCTGCAATTACGATGGCGTCAACAAGTCCACCACGACGATCGAGGACGGCGCGTTCATCGGTTCCAATTCGTCGCTGGTGGCGCCGGTGACGATCGGCAAGGGAGCGACGATCGGCGCAGGTGCGGTGATCACCAAGGATGCGCCCGAAGGCCAGCTCACTGTCGCGCGTATGCGGCAGAGCACGGTAGAGGGTTGGCATCGGCCGAAGAAAAAGGGCTAG
- a CDS encoding GtrA family protein, protein MSLGRQGKHYLVIGGIQWLVDWGVMVGLSHLGMAVEPANILGRISGALLGYWLNGKLTFAGDDTAVGRTQLQRFVMMWLCTTAVSTWSMGAIDDYLGLKWAWLAKPGVELALGVIGFVLSRHWVYKR, encoded by the coding sequence ATGAGCCTGGGCAGGCAGGGCAAGCATTACCTGGTGATCGGCGGTATCCAGTGGCTGGTGGACTGGGGCGTGATGGTCGGCCTGAGCCATCTGGGCATGGCGGTGGAGCCGGCCAATATCCTCGGCCGCATCAGCGGCGCGCTGCTCGGCTACTGGCTCAACGGCAAGCTCACCTTCGCCGGCGACGATACCGCGGTCGGCCGCACCCAATTGCAGCGTTTCGTGATGATGTGGCTATGCACCACCGCGGTCAGCACCTGGTCGATGGGCGCCATCGACGACTACCTGGGCCTGAAGTGGGCTTGGTTGGCCAAGCCGGGCGTGGAACTTGCACTGGGCGTGATTGGTTTCGTGCTGTCGCGGCACTGGGTCTATAAACGCTAG
- a CDS encoding F0F1 ATP synthase subunit epsilon: MASTIRCDIVSAEAEIFHGEATMIVATGELGELGIAPRHAPLITRLKPGKVVVTQPSGETLDFAISGGILEVQPQVVTILADTAVRAQDIDEASVRAAIEEAERVLAHKDPKMSAEEAQAQLAMSVAQLSALERLRKNMKH; encoded by the coding sequence ATGGCATCCACCATCCGTTGCGACATCGTCAGCGCCGAAGCCGAGATCTTCCACGGCGAAGCGACCATGATCGTCGCCACCGGCGAACTGGGCGAGCTCGGCATCGCGCCGCGTCACGCGCCGCTGATCACGCGTCTGAAGCCGGGCAAAGTCGTGGTGACGCAGCCTAGCGGCGAAACCTTGGACTTCGCCATCTCCGGCGGCATCCTCGAGGTGCAGCCGCAGGTCGTGACCATTCTGGCCGACACCGCGGTGCGCGCGCAGGACATCGACGAGGCATCGGTCCGCGCGGCGATCGAGGAAGCCGAGCGCGTGCTGGCGCATAAGGATCCGAAGATGAGCGCCGAAGAAGCGCAGGCGCAGCTGGCGATGAGCGTCGCCCAGCTCAGCGCGCTCGAACGTTTGCGCAAGAACATGAAGCACTGA
- the atpD gene encoding F0F1 ATP synthase subunit beta, giving the protein MNTANNQGKIVQIIGAVVDVEFPRESVPRVYDALKVQNTAITLEVQQQLGDGIVRTIALGSTDGLKRHLVAVNTGKAVSVPVGVGTLGRIMNVLGEPIDEAGPVEATEHWEIHRTAPSYEDQASTNELLETGIKVIDLMCPFAKGGKVGLFGGAGVGKTVNMLELINNIATEHAGLSVFAGVGERTREGNDFYHEMAEAGVIKLENMKESKVAMVYGQMNEPPGNRLRVALTGLTMAEYFRDEKDASGKGRDVLFFVDNIYRYTLAGTEVSALLGRMPSAVGYQPTLAEEMGVLQERITSTKTGSITSIQAVYVPADDLTDPSPATTFAHLDATVVLSRNIASLGIYPAVDPLDSTSRQLDPNVIGNEHYDTARRVQSTLQKYKELKDIIAILGMDELSEEDKQAVSRARKIERFFSQPFHVAEVFTGSPGKYVSLKDTIRGFKMIVDGECDHVPEQAFYMVGGIEEALEKAKKITG; this is encoded by the coding sequence ATGAACACCGCCAACAACCAGGGCAAGATCGTCCAGATCATCGGCGCGGTCGTCGACGTCGAATTCCCGCGCGAGAGCGTGCCGCGCGTGTACGACGCGCTGAAGGTGCAGAACACCGCGATCACGCTGGAAGTGCAGCAGCAGCTCGGCGACGGCATCGTGCGCACCATCGCGCTGGGTTCCACCGACGGCCTCAAGCGCCACCTGGTCGCGGTCAACACCGGCAAGGCCGTATCGGTGCCGGTCGGCGTCGGCACGCTGGGCCGCATCATGAACGTGCTCGGCGAGCCGATCGACGAAGCCGGCCCGGTCGAGGCGACCGAGCATTGGGAAATCCACCGCACCGCGCCGAGCTACGAAGACCAGGCCTCGACCAACGAGCTGCTGGAAACCGGCATCAAGGTCATCGACCTGATGTGCCCGTTCGCCAAGGGCGGCAAGGTCGGCCTGTTCGGCGGCGCCGGCGTGGGCAAGACCGTGAACATGCTCGAGCTGATCAACAACATCGCCACCGAGCACGCCGGCCTGTCGGTGTTCGCCGGCGTCGGCGAGCGCACTCGCGAAGGCAACGACTTCTACCACGAGATGGCCGAAGCCGGCGTCATCAAGCTGGAGAACATGAAGGAGTCGAAAGTGGCGATGGTGTACGGCCAGATGAACGAGCCGCCGGGCAACCGCCTGCGCGTCGCGTTGACCGGCCTGACCATGGCCGAATACTTCCGCGACGAGAAGGACGCTTCGGGCAAGGGCCGCGACGTGCTGTTCTTCGTCGACAACATCTACCGCTACACGCTGGCCGGCACCGAAGTGTCGGCGCTGCTGGGCCGCATGCCGTCGGCGGTGGGCTACCAGCCCACGCTGGCCGAGGAAATGGGCGTGCTGCAGGAGCGCATCACCTCGACCAAGACCGGCTCGATCACCTCTATCCAGGCCGTGTACGTGCCCGCGGACGACCTGACCGACCCGTCGCCGGCGACCACGTTCGCGCACTTGGACGCGACCGTCGTGCTGAGCCGCAACATCGCCTCGCTGGGTATTTATCCGGCGGTGGATCCGCTGGATTCGACCAGCCGCCAGCTCGACCCGAACGTGATCGGCAACGAGCACTACGACACCGCGCGCCGCGTGCAGTCGACGCTGCAGAAGTACAAGGAACTGAAGGACATCATCGCGATCCTGGGCATGGACGAGCTGTCGGAAGAGGACAAGCAGGCCGTGTCGCGCGCGCGCAAGATCGAGCGCTTCTTCAGCCAGCCGTTCCACGTGGCCGAAGTGTTCACCGGCTCGCCGGGCAAGTACGTGTCGCTGAAGGACACCATCCGCGGCTTCAAGATGATCGTCGACGGCGAATGCGACCACGTGCCCGAGCAAGCCTTCTACATGGTCGGCGGCATCGAGGAAGCGCTCGAGAAAGCCAAGAAAATTACGGGCTGA
- the atpG gene encoding F0F1 ATP synthase subunit gamma — translation MAGGREIKTKIKSVQNTRKVTRALEMVSASKIRKAQERMKASRPYARAMKQVIGHLAQANSEFQHPYLVQRAETKRVGYIIVSSDRGLAGGLNNNLFRKLLGEMRKWQEQGVEVDVVTIGQKASVFFRRIKVNMLATVTHLGDQPHVEQLVGVIKVMLDAYTAGKVDRVFLVYNDFVNTMTQRAAFDQLLPLPESDQPVAHHDWDYIYEPDAQTVLEHVLTRYVESLVYQAVMENVASEHAARMVAMKAASDNANKLIETLNLVYNKARQAAITQEISEIVGGAAAV, via the coding sequence ATGGCAGGCGGCAGAGAAATCAAAACCAAGATCAAGAGCGTGCAGAACACCCGCAAGGTGACGCGCGCGCTCGAAATGGTCTCGGCCTCCAAGATCCGCAAGGCGCAGGAACGCATGAAGGCGTCGCGTCCGTACGCGCGCGCCATGAAGCAGGTCATCGGCCATCTGGCGCAGGCCAATTCCGAGTTCCAGCATCCGTACCTGGTGCAGCGCGCGGAAACCAAGCGCGTCGGCTACATCATCGTCTCCTCCGACCGCGGCCTGGCCGGCGGCCTCAACAACAACCTGTTCCGCAAGCTGCTGGGCGAAATGCGCAAGTGGCAGGAGCAGGGCGTCGAGGTAGACGTGGTCACCATCGGCCAGAAGGCGTCGGTATTCTTCCGGCGCATTAAGGTCAACATGCTGGCCACCGTCACCCACCTGGGCGACCAGCCGCATGTGGAGCAGCTGGTCGGCGTGATCAAGGTGATGCTGGACGCGTACACGGCAGGCAAGGTGGACCGCGTGTTCCTGGTGTACAACGATTTCGTCAACACCATGACCCAGCGCGCGGCGTTCGATCAGCTGCTGCCGCTGCCGGAGTCGGACCAGCCGGTCGCGCACCACGACTGGGATTACATCTACGAACCCGACGCGCAGACCGTGCTGGAGCACGTGCTGACCCGTTACGTGGAGTCGCTGGTGTACCAGGCGGTGATGGAGAACGTGGCGTCGGAGCACGCCGCGCGCATGGTCGCGATGAAGGCGGCCAGCGACAACGCCAACAAACTGATCGAAACGCTGAACCTGGTCTACAACAAGGCCCGGCAGGCGGCGATCACCCAGGAGATCTCGGAAATCGTCGGCGGTGCCGCGGCGGTTTGA